The DNA region ATCGTCGGCTTCGGAGTTTCGGGTGCAGTCTTGGGAGGTTTCCCGGCAATGGAACTGACTCCAGCCTCACCGCTGGTTCTCCATAAGGTGCCTGAACTTGGTTTTTTCGAATCATGATTCGATGAGAAGCCCCCCGGCACAATACCGACCCGCTGACTCTCTTCCCATTTTTTCTGGATAAATGACTTCGCCGTGGCTAACCCGTTACCTACACTTGTCTTCTTACTCGCCGCTTCCGCATGCTGGATATTTCTCATCACCTGGCTAGTTGCGGAGTTCATTCCTAGGCTCTTAGACGTACTCTTGCCACTATACACGCTGCCCACGACCATTTGCACGCCCATAATGACTTGATTCCATTTGAGCGTAGTCACCATCATCTTGGCATAGGAATCTGGAACAGGCTCTCCTGTGAGGGGTGAATCCCCAGCTCACACGCCTTGAGCTGCGTTAAAACAGGATTATATATTATTTGATATAACAACGAACAATACCGCAATACAGGCCGATAGCTTGTATTGCGGTATTGTTCGTTGTTTAGTTATCTACTATCTCAAAAAAAAGTGAAAGACCCTAATTCAATCAACTGTAGCATCCAATCATCGTAACGCAATAATTCTCATTTTATAGATTTTTACGTTGTACCTCTTCAAACCATTCATCGGCAAAATCATCAGCCGATTTTATTTCATCATTTGTGTGCACTAAATCATATTTGTATTCAGCCTGAAATTTCCCACTAGTAGCATCATAAATTAATTTCATCTCCGTTGGCATGTCTTTTTCATATTCATTGCACAATTCTTCAATTTTCCCGATATTATCATTGATAATTTTCAATACCATAAACTGTCGTTCCGTGGACACATCATAACTTTCGTCCGCATCTTCCAATGCATCATTTACCTTATGAGACTCTAAATACTTATTATTAATTAAATAAAAGAAACTGCTCGATATCATATCGTCTTCACATGAAGCATAAATATATACTTTATCGGTTCGATCTTCAACATACTCCATACATATAGATACCATATCTGCTTGCAATTCACTAAATCTTCCTTCGAAATCTTTCATAACTACATTTCACTCCCTTAAAAATTCTTAAATTCTGCACTTCCTGGCTTACCATCAATAGTGTATTTCACTATAAATTTGTCTGGGCGCATATTATTACCTGAATAAACTATTTCAATTTCAACAGTTACCTTTTTAGGAGGTTTCTCTTTCAGAGCAACAGCCCATTTATTTTCAAGTTTCTTAAATTTTTTCTGATTTACCTCTGATAATTGCGAAACTAAATTATCGACTTTAGGTGATCCTCCAAACCTATCACCTGCTAAGTGACCTGCCTCATCTTTTCCTTTTATTTTTCCTGGTGTATTTCTGCTGTGAGATAATCTGCCAGTTCTCTTAGTTAATTGTAAGCTGTCCGTTTCAAACTTAGTAATTCTACTATTCCCATCTGTTTCATAAAAATAATCATACTCGCCAGTTTTATAGCTAATATTAGGCTTTAACTTGTTTTTTCTTCCGTTTGTATACTGTTCGTTTTCACCTACTAATGTTTTATCGTTACTTATTGAATATTCTTTACCCGTCCCCTCAGTGCCTTCCAGTTTATCCTTCGGTTTGTTTGTATTCTCCTCTGGTTTCTCCGGTTTGGATGATTTAGGCGGTTTCGTATCGCCTTGCGGTTTGCCTTCGTCCTTTTTCTTCGTTGAAGATGGCTTCCAGGTATTCACTTCATTAGGCGTTTCATTTTTTTCTGGTTTCGTCTTTGGTGTCGTGCTTGGTTTCGACGTTGTCGTTGAATTTCCTTCATTCTTTTTCGAAGAAGTTGAACTACCCGAACTTGTTTTCGACTTCGGCGGGTTCTCTACAGGCTTAGAGGTTGATCCTCCCCCACTGTTTGCTGTCTTTCCATTCCCCGAAGCCGTCTCACCTGTTTTGTTCGTCTTATTATTGCTCCAATGACTTCCTCCACCAGATACGATTCGCATCTTCTGACTTTCTTCCCAATACTTTTTCACAAAGCTCTTCACTTTGGGCACTAAGGGCGAAGACGGGCTCGTGCTCACTTTGGGCGGCGTTGCTCCACTTGCCTGCGGGATAGACCGGACCGGGCCTACAAGACCACCTGCCGAACCTCTCTTGTTCTTAAAATTAACTTGAGTATTCCGTTACATCAAACAGGTTAATTATGGTCAGATACTACCGTAATTGGCCTGTTTTTTGTTATCTTTGTTTTCTTGCGTTTTTTTAAATTTACTCCCAACTATAGAATAATCCGCACCGATAGAAAGGATGGAATGGAAATAAATATCATTATTTGAATAAATACCACTGTAATTAAGAGTATCGGCTAAAGCCAAGGGTTTACATGTCATCCCTAACTTAACTGAACCTTTCAGTGATTGTTATTATGAAGAAAAAACTCTGCCTTTGGTTAAACTATAGGGTGGATACGATCAACATGATGCGATGCTAAATTACAAGCTATTGTTTCTGGAGAAGGAAAAGCTTCATCGTTTTCTCCTAAATGACTCATAATATCAAACAATACACCCCGATCATTCATGCTTAAGCCGTAGCATTTTCGAAGCATGTGAGGATAGGGAATGTAGTATTGATTTCGTTGGAATTGAACGTTAAAGTTATGCCATTCCATATCTACCGCCCATTCAATCAATCTTTCTTGAATACTCTCTGGCATTGGAACTACGTTCTCTCTGAAAGAATTTTCTTAGGTGAGAGAAAACCCGATTTCCCGAAACGTCACTCCTTACTGTTCTATGTCAAACTGGTCGTCACCAGGTTTATTGACTTGCACAGTAACTATCACGGCAAACAGCCAGATTGTTGCATACAATTTACAGATAAGCCCTGACAATATGAATAGTCGATCTATCCATCCAAGAGGGTGCGATGGTTTAGACAATTATCTATCGGTGCGGCGTATGCTAAAGTTGCATAACATTTTGAAAATCCTATGAGAAAACGAACATAACAAAAAAACATATCAATTATGGTGGTATCTGACCATAATTGATCTGTTCAATGTAACGGAATAGCGTCATTTAGGTTATAAAATTAAAGCATTTTATGAGCGTACAACAGATATGAAGAAATCTTTATACGGGTATTTCATGAGTTATATGTGTTATCGGTTTAATGATGCGTTCATTCGACACTGGGTAGCCCCACACAACAAAAATTAACTGTGTTACACCCCTTAATAATCCAACTATTCTTCTATCTCATCGTGTAGCTTTTCTAAAAACCCCCCAAAATCCTTAGCAAGGAAATACATATTGCCTAAATCTTCAGGGTCTTCATCATGAATCCAAAAATAAACATCTCCAAAATGCTTTTCAGTAAGACCTAAGCAAATCTGATTACCACCAGAATCATCTGCAATCGGAATAAATCCTGCGTCTAATATATCATCAAATATATCAACTTTTTTGTCTAAATTATCGTACATTTCACCAATACCATAGAAAATATTTACCATACCAATGCCTTGCTCTTTAGAGATAGTAAAGTAATAGGGTTTAGGATATCCCCCATTGTATTTCAATAAAAATTCTCGATATTGTTGGGGAAGTTGAACTCCGTTTATTCTTTCAAAGTCTTGAAGTCTAGATTCTGTTAAAACCTCATTACTTCCTTGAATCTCCAATTTTAATCTCCTCCTGTTCCATTTACAATGGACTGCCCGCCCATATGCTTAAATTCGTCGTGTACATCTTTTTCAACTAGTACCATTGTCTTGCCATCTTCCATATGGTGCCATGTGTACCCTTCTGGCGGTTTATTTTTTTCAGGTACAGATGGATTAGATGTTTTACTAAGCCCTGCCTCTTTATTTGCCGCCTCATAATCTTTCGGATAATTTTTAGGCTGTGCATACTCTATTTTTACTGGCTTTACATCTGGATGATAATACTTAGAAAAATCAGGGTATCCATTTGGGTAACTTACCGATACTCCTTTTTTATTGGTGTACGTCCAGACTCCTTTTTCATCAATAGAAATGTGTCCACCTTTAGCATACCACTTTTCAGGAATACGAGCATATTTGGGTTTTGTCGCCATTATTTCTTCTGTGAAATCTGACAGTTCTAATTTCCCTGTCTTTTTACCCGTCCCCTCAGGACCTTCTTGATTTTCCTTAGGTTTAGCATCATTTTCCTTTGGCTGTAAAGGCTTAGTGTCTTCTTTTGGCTTAGAAAGATCTTTATCATTCGTTGAAGATGGTTTCCAGGTATTCACTTCATTCGGTGTTTTATTGTTAACCGGATTCGATTTCGAACTTTCTGGCTTCGGTGTTGCATCTTTCGGCTTCGCACTTGAACCGTCTTTGTCCTTATTCGAAGAGTTCGGTTTTGAGCCTCCTGGTTTCTCAGGCACGGCGGTTGAACCGGGTTTTACCGTCGGCTCCGGAGTTTCGGGCGCAGTCTTGGGAGGTTTCCCGGCATTGGAACCGACTCCATCTTCACCGCTGGTTTTCCATAAGGTGCCTGAACTTGGTTTTTTCGAATCATGATTCGATAAGAAGCCCCCCGGGACAATACCAACCCTCTGACTCTCTTCCCATTTTTTCTGAATAAATGACTTCGCTGTGGCTAACCCGTTACCTACACTCGTCTTCTTACTCGCCGCTTCCGCATTCTGGATGTTTCTCATCATCTGGCTGGTTGCCGAGTTCATCGCTGGGCTCTTAGACATACTCTTGCCACTGTACATGCTGCCCACGACCATTTGCACGCCCATACCGACTTGATTCCATTTGAGCATAGTGATCATCATCTGGGCATAGGAATCTGAAACGGGTTCACCTGTAAAGGGGTGAATCCCCAACTCAAACGCCTTAATCTGCAGTTGGTATATATCCTGCACAGGTTCCACGGGATGTGGGTCCTGTTTCAGCGTGGCATAATCCAGGCTACCTTTATCCTTCTCATACGCTTGCATGGCGGCATGGTCGCTATCCCCATTTTCGCCCACGGGCTTCCATATTTTCCATTCGTAATCATATGCCATACGGTAGCCCTTTTCCATGTTCGCCTGCTGTTGTTGATACACCCACTTTTTCTTAATCGGTTCAGAAATCTGATGGACGAACGTACTAATCTCCTGATGTTGCTGATGCAGTTTCTTAATAAAGTCTGGAAACGACGTCGCCGTAGACAATTCACGTGCTGCTGTCAGCACCTTGCCCAGTAAGTTGCGCTTGGCATCCTGCTCATCTTGCACGAATTGGGTGAACCCGGCTTTCAATCGATCTAGCAAGCTAAGCGCCGAAGGCTTGAATGACCCCACTTTCGGTACACCCGAGATCACACCCGCTGCTACGGCAGCAATACCTACGCCTTGAACTATCGCACTTACAGCTCCGCCAAGGGCACCCACGATGGGAATCATAGCGGTAATGGCTAACGCTGTGCCAAATAAGGACGCTTCCTTCATGCTCGTTGTGGATGCCTGCACAGTGGCTTCCGTCTTGGCAGCCAGCGCCGCAGCCTGAGCCGCTTCGTATTGCTCCAGTGGAATCAGTGGAGGCTCTGGCTCCGGAGGTAAATCAGCGACGTGCACAGGTGCCTTGTTGCTGCCCTCCTGCTGAATCTGGGCTGCGCGTACATCGGCCTGTCCATCCAGTATGAAGCTGCTCCCTCCGCCCATCAGCCAGATCGCTTCTGGCGAAGAACCCTGAATCTGTCCAGCTTCCAGCGCAATGTTGCCTCCCTGAATCGAAAGGTTACCAGGACTGGACAATACCACGCCCTGATCGTTAAGGGTGATCGTCAGACCTGATCCTGCCTGCACCTTCACCTCCTCAGGCGACATGCCGACCGAAGGCCCGGCAGGATGACCCATAACCTTATGATCCGTGCCACCTCCAACAGAACGTTTGCCTTCCGGAACGGAATGGCGAATATACGCCCCGGATTCCAGACTCTCGGGGAAATACAGTTCTACGGTATCCCCGATCTCTGGCATCATGTACAGCCCGCTATGTCCTTCCGCTGCATAGGTTGGTGCTACTGGATATGGGCATGAGGCACCTTGCATCATTAGGCCATCGTCCATAGGCAATTTGATTTGTACGTGATCCTGTATCACCCGGACAACTTCTCCGTACAGGGACAGACCGATCAGATCTGAAAGCTCACATCTCGGTGTACGCATCTGCTCTTCCAACATCATACGGTAGGAGGTCATCAGAAGACCTGATTCCAGACGCGATATAGCTTCAACGACCGTGAGCTCCCTGCCGTCAGGAAATTCAACCTTGTCACCCAGCGCATAGGTTTCGGCACTGTCCATCGTATACTGTAGAATACCCTGATTACCCTTGGGACTTCGGATCACATATTTCTCCTCAACCTCTGAACCATA from Paenibacillus sp. JNUCC-31 includes:
- a CDS encoding SMI1/KNR4 family protein, with the protein product MEIQGSNEVLTESRLQDFERINGVQLPQQYREFLLKYNGGYPKPYYFTISKEQGIGMVNIFYGIGEMYDNLDKKVDIFDDILDAGFIPIADDSGGNQICLGLTEKHFGDVYFWIHDEDPEDLGNMYFLAKDFGGFLEKLHDEIEE
- a CDS encoding helix-turn-helix domain-containing protein; translated protein: MPESIQERLIEWAVDMEWHNFNVQFQRNQYYIPYPHMLRKCYGLSMNDRGVLFDIMSHLGENDEAFPSPETIACNLASHHVDRIHPIV
- a CDS encoding HNH endonuclease — encoded protein: MDELTKVLQDRIGYEQLRLYWPYKAQWLEEVRITRQVNEHAKLYVSGVIPEEDGPGILRIQAEGEPIVLRQVDEAGKSVRRLFHGVMTSLKVHLSGGIYRFEIEALSNTYQMDIHIAERAFQNRGWTFGELVRFIMKPYRYSDVIDQVTGNTQLSGLVLQYKETDWMFLRRLASRFGTFLVPEVTAASPKIFFGLPTGRLWKWPQDQSYRVRKELGEMRWYGSEVEEKYVIRSPKGNQGILQYTMDSAETYALGDKVEFPDGRELTVVEAISRLESGLLMTSYRMMLEEQMRTPRCELSDLIGLSLYGEVVRVIQDHVQIKLPMDDGLMMQGASCPYPVAPTYAAEGHSGLYMMPEIGDTVELYFPESLESGAYIRHSVPEGKRSVGGGTDHKVMGHPAGPSVGMSPEEVKVQAGSGLTITLNDQGVVLSSPGNLSIQGGNIALEAGQIQGSSPEAIWLMGGGSSFILDGQADVRAAQIQQEGSNKAPVHVADLPPEPEPPLIPLEQYEAAQAAALAAKTEATVQASTTSMKEASLFGTALAITAMIPIVGALGGAVSAIVQGVGIAAVAAGVISGVPKVGSFKPSALSLLDRLKAGFTQFVQDEQDAKRNLLGKVLTAARELSTATSFPDFIKKLHQQHQEISTFVHQISEPIKKKWVYQQQQANMEKGYRMAYDYEWKIWKPVGENGDSDHAAMQAYEKDKGSLDYATLKQDPHPVEPVQDIYQLQIKAFELGIHPFTGEPVSDSYAQMMITMLKWNQVGMGVQMVVGSMYSGKSMSKSPAMNSATSQMMRNIQNAEAASKKTSVGNGLATAKSFIQKKWEESQRVGIVPGGFLSNHDSKKPSSGTLWKTSGEDGVGSNAGKPPKTAPETPEPTVKPGSTAVPEKPGGSKPNSSNKDKDGSSAKPKDATPKPESSKSNPVNNKTPNEVNTWKPSSTNDKDLSKPKEDTKPLQPKENDAKPKENQEGPEGTGKKTGKLELSDFTEEIMATKPKYARIPEKWYAKGGHISIDEKGVWTYTNKKGVSVSYPNGYPDFSKYYHPDVKPVKIEYAQPKNYPKDYEAANKEAGLSKTSNPSVPEKNKPPEGYTWHHMEDGKTMVLVEKDVHDEFKHMGGQSIVNGTGGD
- a CDS encoding DNA/RNA non-specific endonuclease, which translates into the protein MKKYWEESQKMRIVSGGGSHWSNNKTNKTGETASGNGKTANSGGGSTSKPVENPPKSKTSSGSSTSSKKNEGNSTTTSKPSTTPKTKPEKNETPNEVNTWKPSSTKKKDEGKPQGDTKPPKSSKPEKPEENTNKPKDKLEGTEGTGKEYSISNDKTLVGENEQYTNGRKNKLKPNISYKTGEYDYFYETDGNSRITKFETDSLQLTKRTGRLSHSRNTPGKIKGKDEAGHLAGDRFGGSPKVDNLVSQLSEVNQKKFKKLENKWAVALKEKPPKKVTVEIEIVYSGNNMRPDKFIVKYTIDGKPGSAEFKNF
- a CDS encoding immunity protein YezG family protein, with the translated sequence MKDFEGRFSELQADMVSICMEYVEDRTDKVYIYASCEDDMISSSFFYLINNKYLESHKVNDALEDADESYDVSTERQFMVLKIINDNIGKIEELCNEYEKDMPTEMKLIYDATSGKFQAEYKYDLVHTNDEIKSADDFADEWFEEVQRKNL